From one Babesia bovis T2Bo chromosome 3, whole genome shotgun sequence genomic stretch:
- a CDS encoding DnaJ domain family protein, producing the protein MEHARAATRLLRVVRLLAVTMLCALSWYIQAAKDYYSLLGVSRNASDADIAKAYRSKAKKLHPDVAPGKEEEFKDINTAYEVLKDSEKRKQYDLYGEAGVNGAGAQSQGQQGHDFFHQTGWAHHGGGATFTFDMNDGPFDGFFDQFHFGNRRQHGGGGSQFHQAHRDGRGTGGNRMFDGTLVDDVDTVEFNKSIDTMRSINICFFYMDTCPHCRNAKAPFVDFATKFKGAVRTIAVNCNMYNDLCSKYGVDRVPQIVAITGPRNHFTYQGQNYTEQLEAFVSKHLPSQYIEIKDKKQLIQFLESESTMLKIVAIIKRGAYLIKLKALAKHFDQKISFAFVRASNTEVTKRFGSHGTPKAGVLIAVEDVSSMRGATIDMEFIEYNEIILRLNMLQFEAKRLQNTKMSGGGYTKLTVKRMALGDCNERDNQFCFVFVRFGKGKELPVHDELYNIAKKYANDPIKVRFVYAEEQPSYVETFGISTNCHFYQNCARLVAYRGKRKRFEVLEDVSTVENVEKFINDVIAGSVSLKRTLTHIPKVIEAQEHDEL; encoded by the exons ATGGAACACGCCAGAGCCGCGACACGATTACTACGTGTCGTCAGGCTTCTTGCAGTGACGATGCTTTGCGCGCTTTCGTGGTACATCCAAGCAGCAAAGGACTACTATAGCCTCTTAGGGGTGTCACGGAATGCATCAGATGCAGACATCGCCAAAGCTTACCGTTCTAAAGCTAAGAAGCTCCACCCAGACGTGGCACCAGGAAAGGAGGAAGAGTTCAAAGATATCAACACAGCATACGAAGTCCTTAAAGACAGCGAAAAACGAAAGCAATATGATTTATACGGTGAAGCCGGAGTCAATGGCGCTGGAGCACAATCACAAGGACAACAAGGGCATGATTTCTTCCATCAGACAGGATGGGCACATCACGGAGGAGGAGCAACATTCACATTTGATATGAATGATGGCCCTTTTGATGGATTCTTCGACCAGTTTCACTTCGGAAATCGTAGACAACATGGTGGTGGAGGATCACAGTTCCACCAAG CACACCGAGATGGAAGAGGCACTGGCGGTAATCGGATGTTCGACGGTACATTGGTCGATGATGTCGACACTGTTGAATTCAATAAAAGCATAGATACCATGAGATCTATTAACATTTGCTTCTTCTACATGGATACGTGCCCACACTGCAGAAACGCCAAAGCACCATTTGTAGACTTTGCAACAAAGTTCAAAGGCGCTGTGCGCACCATTGCTGTAAACTGCAATATGTACAATGATTTGTGTAGTAAATACGGTGTCGATAGAGTCCCGCAAATAGTGGCCATTACAGGACCCAGGAACCACTTCACATACCAAGGACAAAACTATACAGAGCAATTGGAAGCATTCGTTAGCAAACACCTACCATCGCAATATATCGAAATTAAAGACAAAAAGCAACTGATTCAATTCCTAGAATCAGAGTCAACCATGTTGAAAATAGTGGCCATCATCAAAAGGGGAGCTTACCTCATCAAATTAAAGGCATTGGCCAAGCATTTTGATCAGAAAATATCGTTTGCATTCGTGAGAGCTAGTAACACCGAGGTGACAAAACGATTTGGAAGTCACGGAACGCCTAAAGCAGGTGTGCTCATCGCCGTAGAAGATGTCTCTTCAATGCGCG GAGCTACCATAGATATGGAATTCATAGAATACAATGAGATAATACTGAGACTAAATATGTTGCAGTTCGAAGCAAAAAGGCTACAAAATACTAAAATGTCAGGAGGAGGATATACCAAACTAACAGTCAAACGCATGGCATTAGGTGACTGTAACGAACGTGATAACCAATTCTGCTTCGTTTTCGTCAGATTTGGAAAAGGAAAGGAATTGCCAGTGCATGATGAACTCTATAATATCGCCAAAAAGTACGCTAATGACCCTATCAAAGTCAGGTTTGTCTACGCAGAAGAACAG CCATCATACGTGGAGACGTTTGGAATATCAACAAATTGCCACTTCTACCAAAACTGTGCTAGGCTAGTGGCCTACAGAGGAAAACGTAAAAGATTTGAA GTACTGGAAGATGTATCAACAGTAGAAAACGTAGAAAAGTTCATCAACGATGTAATTGCAGGCTCAGTCAGCCTTAAGCGCACACTCACACACATACCCAAAGTTATCGAGGCACAGGAACACGATGAACTATAA
- a CDS encoding Acetyltransferase (GNAT) family protein → MLHYLSKLRKRDAPTPRNIRRTTSLKKINQSFLRIREMNDEDDKYIRKLLFDHFRSQTFPAIIYWVVQHVHDLIAIMLIISFLMPLRSLLYFCICFLIYLYVRARFEIEKHIKHSCPDLDAVYDTYRTSSGSNFWVGYFSKNGEPENGTEQKSESTSTPRSISTHASNEVNNSERESIASPRTDPGTESSHSLMEGEGSARSNISTEGQNSASLKKMSTQVEATMKLKDVLTPTNCEENEILGCIGIMPYRNQPNVAQMVRLVVSKKCRNMKVGSQMLNHLENFAMGFGYSEIRVYTNNLNTAYLQFLKQNGFVIRQIVRRGLMRGDLIIWNKTLSQPNDVVTEIPSRANVDATFIPE, encoded by the exons atgttacattatCTCAGCAAACTGCGGAAGCGCGACGCGCCAACGCCACGCAATATACGCCGTACAACGTCCTTAAAGAAAATAAATCAATCGTTTCTACGTATACGAGAGATgaatgatgaagatgacaAGTATATCAGGAAACTACTATTCGATCACTTCAGATCACAAACTTTTCCAGCAATTATCTACTGGGTGGTGCAGCATGTGCATGATCTGATTGCTATCATGCTTATTATATCGTTCTTAATGCCACTAAGGAGCCTACTATACTTCTGCATATGCTTCCTTATATACCTATATGTCAGAGCAAGGTTCGAAATCGAAAAACATATCAAGCACTCCTGCCCTGATTTGGATGCTGTATATGACACTTATCGGACCTCCAGCGGTTCCAACTTCTGGGTGGGATACTTCTCCAAGAATGGCGAACCCGAAAACGGCACAGAACAAAAATCGGAAAGCACATCAACACCACGGTCAATATCAACCCATGCGTCTAACGAAGTGAATAACTCAGAAAGGGAATCAATAGCAAGCCCAAGGACAGATCCCGGCACAGAGTCTTCACATTCATTAATGGAAGGCGAAGGAAGTGCAAGGTCCAACATATCTACTGAAGGACAGAATTCAGCAAGCCTTAAAAAAATGTCAACACAAGTAGAAGCTACAATGAAACTGAAGGATGTATTGACGCCAACCAACTGtgaagaaaatgaaattcTAGGGTGTATCGGTATTATGCCATACAGGAACCAGCCTAACGTCGCACAGATGGTACGACTAGTAGTGAGCAAAAAGTGTAGGAACATGAAAGTAGGAAGCCAAATGCTGAACCATTTGGAAAACTTTGCCATGGGATTCGGATACTCAGAAATCAGAGTATACACCAATAATCTAAATACAGCATACCTGCAATTCCTTAAGCAAAATGGCTTCGTTATACGCCAAATAGTAAGACGAGGACTTATGCGCGGAGACCTTATCATCTGGAACAAGACGTTATCGCAACCTAACGATGTCGTAACCG AAATACCGTCACGTGCAAATGTAGATGCGACCTTTATACCAGAATGA